The sequence AGGCAGAAGCAATGGGGGGTATCTACCCCTGTGTGCACTTGTGAAGGTTGAGTTACAGGAGATGCTGAATGTAATGGAAACATTGACTTGGAATCTTTAGGCATCTCCTGAAAGGATTAGCCAATGGcatcataaaaagagaaagaggtcaACTGAAAAATAGCAGGACGACAGAGGTGCCCATCAGACTCCTTGAAGAACCCAGCAGTCCAGGTGATTGGAATAGGATAGCACATGAGCCTGACCAGagcccagagagagagaaggcggGTTGGGCACAGGATCACCACCAGCATTCAGGTTACCCAAAAGATGGGCCCAAATTGGACTTTTCTGGAAAAGGTTCCACATGTTGCTTCTGGGGTAAAAGTATTCTTCACCTCATCCATTTTGAGATCAGTCCCCCACTAATGCATGCAGGGCCTCAAATATTAATATCTGATTGGACACATATAATGAATTGCAGAGTAGGAGGCAATAAATATTTAGGTCAGAAAATCTGACAGTTATAATTTATATTCACTCTTAGTTCACCCATCCTGTTTAATGTGGGGGTTGGGGTAACACTCACCCCGCTCCTGCTCAGTCTCACAGAGCAGCAAAGGAGCCTACAGTTCCTCCCACCCATATGTCTCCAGCTTGAAACCCATCCTCTCCCAAGTCCTGGCTCAGAAACCAGTTTAAAGAGGTCCTCTGTCCCCCACCTCACACACACCAGTAACAAGGAAGTCCCTCAGGgttgggaggggtgggagaagcCAGGAGACAGACCAGGCCAGGCCACTTCCCATTATTCAGCAGAAGGGGAATGAGTGGGGGCTAAGCCTCTGGTCTCTGGGGCTCGTCTACACCAACTTCTTGGCTTTAAAGAAGCTCTTGAGGTGCTGCATCTGCCAGATGCCAGTGGCCACAAGGATGAAGGTCTGCAGAATGAACCACCACAGCACCCGTTGGTTGGTGCTCTCGCTGGTCTGCCGGAAGCGCTCCTCTCGCCACTGTGGGAGGGGAGAACAGGAAGGTGTGGCTAGAACTGAATTGACCCCCAGGGGAAGAGCTGAAAGAGCCACTCCCTGGGAGGTTACACATCCACTGTCCCaactggcccagcccagcccctcacccTCTGGTACTCCTGCTCCTTCTGGATCTTCTCCACTTGCTCCACCAGCTGCTGTATGCGCAGATGCAGCAGGGTCAGCTTGTCATTGGCTGCAAGTTCCGTATAATCATTGGTGTGTTCACCCAACTGCATGTCCAAGTGAATGGCCTGGGGAGCAGAGGAGCCAAGGGTGGGGGTCAGGGAGCTCAGCTCCACGCACCTGCCAGAAACCCAGCTTCCACACACCAGTCTGGGCCTGACTGAACTGAGCAGTTCAGTGCCTCACACTCATTGATGTGAGGACTAGCTCTGCTCCAGGTGCCAAAACACCAGATCAAGGCCCTGCTTGCATGGAGTTCCATGTCCAAAAGACAGAAGGGACAGAACAAAATGTGTAGAACAAAATGTGTATGACTCAGTGTTTGAGACAAGCAGCTCCTAGGAGTTCCATGTCAGTGGGAGGTGGTAATGAAGAGCCTGGGAGCGTTCAGCTGCTGGACAGCTCTGAATTTTACATTATGAAGCTTGGTCTTTATTCTAGGGATGGCAGGGAGCCGAGCGATGATTTCAAGTCAGAGTGACTCCTTCCTGGGTCCCCTCTCATTCTTCAGGACCTGTCCTCTGTATGCTTACTTCATGGAAAGCCCAGCCCTCCTCAAGAGGCACCGCCTACTGAACCCTTTTCACCCAAGGGACTGAGATGTTAAGGGTTGGTGACTTTCCCCTCCATACTCACCAGCTTGCCATCATAGAAGAGGGCGAACCGGATGGACTCGAGGTGGAGGCATATCTGGTGCTCTCCGGGAGACTGAGAAGTGAAGGTAAAGCTGCCCCGAGGGCCATACTGACGAGCCAGCAGATTCTAGAGGAAACAGCCTCTGTGAGCACAGAGAAGCTGACCAGAAACCTGCTTCTAGGAGAGGAACTCTGGGGGTATCCCAGGTTCTGATCCCCACAGGCCAGACCAgtagggagggtgtgaggaaaATGGCATCAGTTTGGGCTTGAAAATCTCAGATCCCAGCACTGCTAGTACACAATACTCTACAGACTGCAAAGAGCATGGCCTTTCTTGAGCCCTCTTGCCTGTGAGGAGATGAGCCCTCCTCTGAGAAATGGAGGACTAGGGAGGACTAGACAATGACGCTGGAGAcgtgggggtgggagggctgcAGGGAGTCAAGGCCTACCTCACCTTGTTCTCGGGGTCCTTCACAAACACGAACAAATTGATCCACTGCGGGGAGGGCTGGTACTTTTCCATAGCAGGGTCGTATAGCTCGGTCTTGTAGTTACCTAATGGGGAGGCAGCCTGAATGCATCCCCATCCACACTCACGACCAAGAGCCCGCCCAGGACCTCCAGGAGTCACGGGGGACGGGGGGAGGAACAGGAAGATCCGGGTGTCTGATTGCGGGGCTTGACCACaaccctctgcctctctccttccctctcctgccccgCTTTTCTGCTGTCATCCGGGTCTGGATCAGACTTGCCTCCTCGGCGCCCCCCAACTCCGGCACAGGCAACGGAGAGCATGCTTTGCCCACACTGCTCTCCACCCATTTCCCACCCGTGCCTAACCCCGGCAGCAGAGGGGAGGTATGGGCCTGAGCTGATCCCGCGGGGCCTCATCCCCATTCCCTCTCAGGACTCTGGGTGCGGGGAGGGCAAGGCCGGGACTCTGGGTGCGGGGAGGGCATGGCTCGGGCGCACCTATGACCACTGTGCCATCGGGGATCTCCTGGATGAAGCACTTCTCCTCCAGCTCGCTGACCTCGAGGTAGAACGCGTCTCCGCCGCCTGTGAGCGCCAGCAGCTGCCCCAACAGCAGCGGCAGGGCCAGTTCGGCTGCCCTCGCTCGGCCCCATCCCCGCCGGGGGCCGGCCCCGG comes from Tursiops truncatus isolate mTurTru1 chromosome 3, mTurTru1.mat.Y, whole genome shotgun sequence and encodes:
- the LOC117307524 gene encoding transmembrane emp24 domain-containing protein 9-like codes for the protein MVEDFIPPPGKGYCFILTFEYTLPYSEHRPAKTPSGSAGKVAGACGTQGAGPGAGPRRGWGRARAAELALPLLLGQLLALTGGGDAFYLEVSELEEKCFIQEIPDGTVVIGNYKTELYDPAMEKYQPSPQWINLFVFVKDPENKNLLARQYGPRGSFTFTSQSPGEHQICLHLESIRFALFYDGKLAIHLDMQLGEHTNDYTELAANDKLTLLHLRIQQLVEQVEKIQKEQEYQRWREERFRQTSESTNQRVLWWFILQTFILVATGIWQMQHLKSFFKAKKLV